One Sphingobacteruim zhuxiongii DNA window includes the following coding sequences:
- a CDS encoding S66 peptidase family protein: MDKRSFLKSLGLGMAALPFAGSSDALAMAAQVKPLLKGNVLKAGDTIGIITPASALGDEDAITLTKEVLSYFGFKVKEGKYIRERYGNLAGTDAQRLEDLHQMFADKSVAGILCIRGGAGASRLLSKIDYKLIANNPKVLLGYSDITALIMAFQAKASLVTFHGPVGTSNWSNFVANTFKDQFIDNKLVTFANPAKKGDNIVQYKDRITTINPGVVEGKLLGGNLTLISGLCGSPYLPDFKDSILFLEEINESPEKVDRMFCQLMNAGILSQIKGFVFGKCTGCSPSGGYGSLNLDQILRDFIKPLNIPAYTGAVIGHIDDQFLLPVGVKVRLDADKGTIEILEKALI; encoded by the coding sequence ATGGATAAACGTTCATTCTTAAAATCCCTAGGTTTAGGGATGGCTGCGCTTCCATTCGCAGGGAGTTCAGATGCCTTAGCGATGGCAGCACAAGTAAAACCTTTATTGAAGGGAAATGTATTGAAGGCAGGCGACACCATCGGGATTATCACACCTGCAAGTGCCTTAGGTGATGAAGATGCCATTACGTTGACGAAGGAAGTCTTATCATACTTTGGTTTCAAGGTCAAAGAAGGAAAATATATACGCGAACGTTATGGCAATTTAGCCGGTACTGATGCGCAACGATTGGAGGATTTACACCAAATGTTTGCGGATAAATCAGTTGCTGGAATTCTATGTATTCGTGGTGGCGCTGGTGCTTCGCGTTTGTTATCAAAGATTGATTATAAATTGATTGCTAATAATCCTAAAGTACTCTTAGGCTATAGTGATATCACTGCGCTGATTATGGCCTTTCAAGCAAAGGCTAGCTTAGTAACTTTCCACGGTCCGGTAGGTACTTCTAATTGGAGTAACTTTGTTGCCAATACCTTTAAGGATCAGTTTATCGATAATAAATTGGTCACCTTTGCTAATCCAGCGAAAAAGGGAGACAATATCGTACAGTACAAGGATCGTATAACCACTATTAATCCAGGAGTTGTAGAAGGAAAATTATTAGGAGGAAACTTGACTTTAATATCTGGTCTTTGTGGTTCGCCCTACCTTCCTGATTTTAAGGACAGCATTCTATTTCTTGAAGAGATTAATGAAAGTCCAGAAAAGGTAGATCGTATGTTCTGCCAGTTAATGAATGCGGGTATACTTTCGCAAATCAAGGGTTTTGTTTTCGGAAAATGTACAGGCTGCTCCCCATCGGGCGGCTATGGTTCCTTAAACCTAGATCAAATCCTCCGGGATTTCATAAAACCATTAAATATTCCGGCCTACACGGGGGCGGTAATTGGGCATATCGATGATCAGTTCTTATTGCCTGTCGGGGTGAAAGTTCGCCTAGATGCAGATAAAGGAACAATAGAGATCTTAGAAAAAGCGTTAATTTAA
- a CDS encoding M14 family zinc carboxypeptidase, protein MKLFLVSLGLLALTSCSNPFDSSKHGTIGGIQVDSSQWNAMHAKYKESALFHRRFKHKDVDSLIQVHQKSNLFQIDQIGKSVEGRAIFELAYGKGDKKVMLWSQMHGDEPTATMALFDLFNFLEGKGDGFDSIRTVLQENLNIRFIPMLNPDGAERFLRRNAQSIDLNRDARANQTVEGALLKSRAKSFQPRYGFNLHDQNIYYNVPNTKNPVSISLLAPAYNTERGVNEVREGAMQIIVGMNKILQQYVPDAVAKYDDTYTPRGFGDNFQSWGASTVLIESGGMKGDPEKQEIRKLNFIIILNALIEIAQGSYENYDAKGYEEIPFNASQMHDIVIRGLSFGNDSIPLTSDIAVRRGENTIGGDYFVRGRIEDIGDLPESYGYDEVEAEGLKFIPAKIAPKPLPNFAALTPAIAYDLLKKGYMGVQITQLLPTEEGLLHNLPIQVFSKTVFATTPFIDLGGTANFYIGDSTGKLKYAILNGYLIDLEKPLKEAGLLKNRIQ, encoded by the coding sequence ATGAAGTTATTCTTAGTTTCCTTAGGCCTGTTGGCTTTGACATCCTGTAGTAATCCTTTTGACTCTTCTAAGCATGGAACAATTGGGGGTATACAAGTAGACAGTAGCCAATGGAACGCCATGCATGCTAAATACAAAGAATCGGCGCTATTTCATCGTCGGTTTAAACATAAAGATGTTGATTCGTTAATTCAGGTACATCAAAAGAGCAATCTATTTCAGATTGATCAAATAGGTAAATCTGTTGAAGGTCGTGCAATATTTGAGTTAGCCTATGGTAAAGGAGACAAAAAAGTAATGCTTTGGTCACAAATGCACGGCGATGAGCCAACAGCGACTATGGCATTGTTTGATCTTTTCAATTTCTTGGAAGGAAAGGGAGATGGTTTCGATAGCATTAGAACAGTACTTCAGGAGAATTTGAATATACGATTTATCCCCATGCTTAATCCTGATGGCGCAGAACGATTCTTACGCCGCAATGCACAAAGTATAGACTTAAATAGGGATGCTCGTGCTAATCAAACCGTAGAGGGTGCATTATTGAAATCTCGAGCGAAGAGCTTCCAGCCACGCTATGGATTTAATCTTCATGATCAGAACATTTATTATAATGTGCCAAATACAAAAAATCCCGTTAGTATATCGTTATTAGCTCCGGCCTACAATACGGAGCGCGGCGTGAATGAAGTGCGTGAAGGAGCGATGCAAATAATCGTTGGCATGAATAAGATTCTTCAACAGTATGTTCCTGATGCGGTGGCTAAATACGACGACACCTACACGCCACGAGGCTTTGGAGATAATTTTCAATCTTGGGGAGCGAGTACAGTGTTAATTGAATCGGGCGGAATGAAAGGGGATCCGGAAAAGCAAGAAATCCGTAAGCTCAATTTCATTATTATCCTAAATGCCTTAATAGAGATTGCGCAAGGAAGCTACGAGAATTACGATGCGAAGGGTTATGAGGAAATTCCATTTAATGCAAGTCAAATGCATGATATTGTTATTCGCGGTTTATCATTTGGCAACGATTCTATCCCTTTAACGAGTGATATTGCGGTACGTAGGGGAGAGAATACAATCGGTGGAGATTATTTTGTTCGTGGACGCATAGAGGATATTGGTGATTTACCAGAATCCTATGGCTATGATGAAGTAGAAGCCGAGGGCTTGAAATTTATTCCTGCTAAGATTGCACCGAAGCCTCTTCCGAATTTCGCTGCCTTGACACCTGCGATTGCTTATGATCTTTTGAAGAAAGGATATATGGGCGTGCAAATCACTCAACTTTTGCCAACAGAAGAGGGACTTCTACATAATTTGCCAATTCAGGTTTTTAGTAAAACAGTTTTTGCAACTACACCTTTTATTGATTTAGGTGGCACGGCCAATTTTTACATTGGCGATTCTACCGGAAAATTGAAATATGCGATTCTAAATGGCTATTTAATTGATCTCGAAAAACCTTTGAAAGAAGCAGGGCTTCTCAAAAATAGGATACAATAA
- a CDS encoding helix-turn-helix domain-containing protein, producing the protein MERFEQLLNEYFAGDNPQDIGLPAVSWFAEQLHLSANYFGDLIKKETGISPQEYIQNKVIHIAKDRIFDNSKSISEIAFELGFKYPQHFTRLFKQKTGITPVAFRNLN; encoded by the coding sequence ATGGAACGATTTGAGCAGTTGCTTAACGAATATTTCGCTGGCGATAACCCGCAAGACATTGGACTACCCGCCGTTTCTTGGTTTGCGGAACAACTGCATTTATCAGCAAATTATTTTGGAGACCTCATCAAAAAAGAAACTGGAATTTCACCGCAGGAATATATTCAAAATAAGGTCATTCATATTGCTAAGGACCGAATATTTGATAACAGCAAAAGCATCAGTGAAATAGCTTTTGAACTAGGTTTTAAATATCCGCAACATTTTACTCGACTATTCAAGCAAAAAACAGGGATTACTCCTGTTGCTTTCCGAAATTTGAATTGA
- a CDS encoding nuclear transport factor 2 family protein — translation MKSILVGLCLIFVGISAASAQTSLDQQIIELSKDKWQWMAEKDVKKLDRLFHEKSVFVHMGGAWGKAAEIDVIRNGNIWYKKADIHEVSVNIIENTAVLLNKITLLAVVGGNEVSNNFMVTEVYEKRGEVWELLALSFTKLL, via the coding sequence ATGAAAAGTATACTCGTTGGATTGTGTTTAATTTTTGTTGGAATCTCCGCAGCATCAGCTCAAACGAGCTTGGACCAACAAATCATTGAGTTATCGAAGGACAAGTGGCAATGGATGGCAGAGAAAGATGTTAAAAAGTTAGATCGTTTATTTCATGAAAAGTCAGTTTTCGTACATATGGGAGGTGCTTGGGGAAAAGCTGCGGAAATCGATGTTATTCGAAATGGGAATATATGGTATAAGAAAGCCGATATTCATGAAGTTTCGGTAAACATTATTGAAAATACTGCGGTTTTATTAAATAAGATTACACTTTTGGCGGTTGTCGGTGGGAATGAAGTGAGTAATAATTTTATGGTCACCGAAGTCTATGAGAAGCGGGGAGAAGTTTGGGAGCTACTAGCGCTCTCTTTTACAAAATTGCTGTAA
- a CDS encoding carboxymuconolactone decarboxylase family protein, with protein sequence MKQLVFLGLVIISVFTNTHLMAQNKAVSKLSASDQSLISISALTGKGDLEKLKVALNRGLEHGLTVNEIKEVLIHTYAYCGFPRSIRGLQTFMEVLSERQEKGIKDEMGKQASNVDIESNKYDRGKKILGELTQTVQADTLSGYSAFAPTIDRFLKEHLFADIFERDVLTYAQRELVTVSVLAAIGQAEPMLNSHLTICLNVGLSPEQLQQYVDVLRLTIGETDAEAAQKVLDKVIEKRK encoded by the coding sequence ATGAAGCAACTAGTGTTTTTAGGTTTGGTCATCATTTCCGTATTTACAAATACCCATTTAATGGCACAGAATAAAGCTGTAAGTAAATTGAGTGCTAGTGATCAAAGTTTGATCAGTATTTCGGCTTTGACCGGCAAAGGAGATTTGGAAAAGTTGAAGGTCGCCCTTAATCGGGGATTAGAGCATGGACTCACGGTGAATGAAATAAAAGAAGTTCTCATTCACACCTATGCTTATTGCGGATTTCCACGTAGTATTCGGGGATTACAAACATTTATGGAAGTGCTGAGCGAACGTCAAGAAAAAGGGATCAAAGATGAAATGGGAAAGCAAGCTTCCAATGTAGATATTGAAAGTAACAAATATGATCGTGGAAAGAAGATTCTTGGCGAATTAACGCAGACGGTACAAGCAGATACGCTCTCGGGTTATTCAGCTTTTGCACCAACAATCGACCGCTTTTTAAAAGAGCATTTATTCGCGGATATTTTTGAACGCGATGTGTTGACTTATGCTCAAAGAGAACTAGTTACCGTTTCCGTATTGGCGGCAATTGGACAGGCTGAGCCCATGTTGAACTCTCACCTAACGATCTGCTTAAACGTGGGATTATCGCCGGAACAGTTACAACAGTATGTTGATGTCTTAAGATTAACAATAGGAGAAACAGACGCCGAAGCCGCACAAAAAGTGCTTGATAAGGTTATAGAAAAACGAAAATAA
- a CDS encoding alpha/beta hydrolase produces MKMRFGTCFIMMMILTATVSAQSKKFVHNKTDLRIQSQGSFLVGGTTLTTAGTFDVDNALKPEGQTFHGDHAYVFYQVPRKAKKLPLVFLHGAGQSKKTWESTPDGRDGFQNIFLGKGYGVYLLDQPRRGEAGKSTVEASVKPVTDEQFWFTQFRIGNYPDYFPNVQFPKDAYSLEQFYRQMTPNTGNFDAKVVSSAVSQVFDNIGDGILITHSQGCGPGWLTAIQNTQVKAVVAYEPYSGFVFPSGEVPAPIQSNGLFGALSGVEIPLADFKKLTTRPIIIYYGDNIAKDPTNVWNKDHWRSGLEMAKLWVAAINKHGGDAQVVHLPAIGIYGNTHFLMSDLNNVAVANLLAGWLKEKGLDK; encoded by the coding sequence ATGAAGATGAGATTTGGTACGTGTTTTATAATGATGATGATTTTGACTGCTACTGTAAGCGCACAAAGTAAGAAGTTTGTACACAATAAAACAGACTTGCGTATTCAATCGCAAGGTAGTTTTTTAGTTGGTGGTACGACTTTAACGACTGCAGGTACTTTTGATGTTGATAATGCTTTGAAGCCCGAAGGTCAAACGTTCCACGGGGATCATGCTTATGTCTTTTATCAAGTTCCGAGGAAAGCAAAGAAATTACCCTTGGTATTCCTTCATGGTGCTGGCCAATCGAAGAAAACTTGGGAATCGACACCCGATGGTCGTGATGGATTTCAGAATATTTTTCTAGGGAAGGGCTATGGCGTTTATCTGCTAGATCAACCTCGACGTGGTGAGGCTGGAAAAAGTACCGTAGAAGCAAGTGTTAAGCCTGTTACTGATGAACAGTTTTGGTTTACGCAATTTCGTATAGGGAATTATCCAGATTACTTCCCAAATGTTCAGTTTCCAAAAGATGCTTACTCCTTGGAGCAATTTTATCGTCAGATGACGCCAAACACGGGCAATTTTGATGCGAAAGTAGTTTCATCGGCGGTGTCTCAAGTATTCGATAACATTGGTGATGGTATTTTAATTACACATTCCCAGGGATGCGGTCCAGGATGGCTGACAGCAATTCAGAATACGCAGGTCAAAGCGGTCGTTGCCTATGAACCTTATAGTGGGTTTGTATTTCCAAGTGGTGAAGTTCCTGCTCCTATACAATCAAATGGTCTATTCGGTGCCCTGAGTGGCGTAGAGATCCCGCTTGCTGATTTTAAAAAATTGACAACGCGGCCAATAATCATCTACTATGGAGACAATATTGCTAAAGATCCGACAAATGTATGGAACAAAGATCATTGGCGCTCGGGACTTGAGATGGCAAAGCTTTGGGTTGCTGCAATCAATAAGCATGGTGGCGATGCTCAGGTAGTTCATCTTCCAGCAATTGGAATTTATGGTAATACGCATTTTTTAATGTCAGACTTGAACAATGTGGCCGTTGCTAATCTGTTGGCCGGCTGGTTGAAGGAAAAAGGTTTAGATAAATAA
- a CDS encoding alpha/beta hydrolase yields the protein MKRITSIVAVAMSTFTADTVNAQYHQKADENPYTLVYEGAITENVKGKVNIHPVSYKLNGIDIKANVYTPADYDSSKKYPSIVLAHPNGGVKEQTTGLYAQRLAEAGYITITADAAYQGASGGFPRHQDKPQFRVEDIHGMADFISQFVGVDSKRIGLLGICGGGGYSLKAAQSDKRFKALATLSMFNSGEVRRNGFQNSQLNNIQDRLQLASEARASEAAGNESPLTGVSSVTDEEIAKTSTMLYREGFEYYYRTHAHPNSTFLYTTSSLMDLMTWDASNQIELINQPLLMIAGSKADTKYMTDEIFVKAVNAKDKELFVIEGASHIETYWKPIYVNQAVNRLVDFYQKNL from the coding sequence ATGAAGAGAATAACTTCGATAGTCGCTGTTGCGATGTCAACATTTACTGCAGATACGGTGAACGCCCAGTATCATCAGAAAGCTGATGAAAATCCTTACACTTTGGTATATGAGGGGGCTATCACAGAGAATGTAAAAGGTAAAGTCAACATCCACCCGGTATCGTATAAGCTGAATGGAATTGATATCAAGGCGAATGTGTATACACCGGCAGACTATGATTCCTCAAAAAAGTATCCGTCAATTGTATTAGCGCATCCAAATGGTGGTGTAAAGGAACAAACAACGGGATTGTATGCACAACGTTTAGCAGAAGCAGGGTATATTACCATTACTGCTGATGCAGCCTACCAAGGAGCAAGCGGTGGTTTTCCACGTCACCAGGACAAACCTCAGTTTCGCGTAGAGGATATACATGGAATGGCAGACTTTATCTCGCAATTTGTAGGTGTCGATAGTAAACGGATTGGATTGTTAGGAATCTGCGGTGGTGGTGGATACAGCCTAAAAGCAGCGCAATCAGATAAGCGATTTAAGGCTCTGGCCACTTTGAGTATGTTCAATTCTGGAGAAGTTAGACGAAATGGATTTCAAAATTCTCAATTAAATAACATTCAAGATCGTTTGCAGCTTGCTTCTGAAGCTAGAGCATCGGAAGCGGCGGGAAATGAAAGCCCACTAACAGGTGTATCTAGTGTTACAGATGAAGAAATTGCAAAAACCTCCACAATGCTTTATCGCGAGGGATTCGAATATTACTATAGAACGCATGCTCATCCCAATTCGACATTTCTGTATACGACAAGTAGTTTGATGGATTTAATGACTTGGGACGCTTCTAATCAAATTGAATTGATCAATCAACCACTACTCATGATTGCAGGTAGTAAAGCCGATACGAAATACATGACTGACGAAATTTTCGTTAAGGCGGTTAATGCAAAAGATAAGGAGCTGTTTGTCATTGAAGGTGCTAGTCATATAGAAACCTATTGGAAGCCCATTTATGTCAATCAGGCCGTTAATAGATTGGTAGATTTTTATCAAAAGAACTTATAA
- a CDS encoding cupin domain-containing protein yields MKKNIYYILTLLTLTVVACKNDSKLNIDKQNADLVFPRGEKITNANFVGTTYLQPLIDADSLNSNSVGSVTFEAGARSKWHTHPAGQILLAIDGVGYYQEKGKPKQILRKGDAIKCPADIPHWHGASADTAFVQVAITGREKGETVWLEEVSDEEYHQ; encoded by the coding sequence ATGAAGAAGAATATATATTACATCCTTACTTTGCTTACATTAACAGTTGTAGCTTGTAAAAATGATTCGAAATTGAATATAGATAAACAGAATGCTGACCTTGTATTTCCTCGAGGGGAGAAAATCACAAATGCTAATTTTGTGGGAACTACGTATTTACAACCGCTCATTGATGCAGATAGTTTGAATTCGAACTCCGTTGGAAGTGTTACTTTCGAAGCTGGAGCTAGAAGTAAATGGCATACGCACCCTGCGGGGCAGATATTATTGGCTATTGATGGAGTTGGCTACTATCAGGAAAAGGGAAAGCCAAAACAAATACTACGTAAAGGGGATGCTATTAAATGTCCTGCTGATATCCCGCATTGGCATGGTGCTAGTGCCGATACAGCTTTTGTTCAAGTCGCTATCACCGGGCGTGAAAAAGGAGAGACAGTTTGGTTAGAAGAGGTGAGCGACGAAGAATACCATCAATAG
- a CDS encoding SusD/RagB family nutrient-binding outer membrane lipoprotein, producing the protein MKNKFLKYMFIALIPAAVSSCTKFDDSYYQNPNKPTEASGTQLIANAQLFLPSLSSSAYGVHYPQYLSLTTYTDNTRFLTKNFDFETWYVGPLMNLEEVLKKGETLSAVDGPVVNQIAIAKILKAFFLWNVTDRWGDVPMSEAFKGIEIPNPKYDKQEDIYKALFKLLDEANTSIVLTNGTIKNDIIYKGDMSKWKKLANSIHMLMALRLSKVNPTLGKSEFAKAYQAGGFSTMKDNFSYPHLNQAANQNFWYNSFSTLGRKWYALSKPLVDQMAPFNDPRLSVYGDSLATGGYAGLEFGKAVPNPDVDIPKVSLLGSKLRAQDAPVHLTTYAQLLLAQAEAAKLGWLPGGDAQAKTWYDEAIKQSILQWTDSDEKAEAYLEETAIAYQPAKALEQIATQRWIHVFPYGYEGWAEWRRTGFPKLMIASDINNGKMPRRDGYPVNEAVNNKASYDAAVSAFPYGGEDNLDSRVWWDKP; encoded by the coding sequence ATGAAAAATAAATTTCTAAAATATATGTTTATTGCTCTGATACCAGCAGCAGTAAGCTCATGTACGAAATTTGATGATTCGTACTATCAAAACCCAAACAAACCAACTGAGGCCTCGGGAACTCAGCTAATTGCTAACGCTCAGTTATTCTTACCTAGCTTAAGCTCAAGCGCTTACGGAGTTCACTATCCGCAATATTTAAGTCTTACTACCTATACAGATAATACTAGATTTCTAACAAAGAATTTTGACTTTGAGACTTGGTATGTAGGCCCTTTGATGAATCTTGAAGAAGTATTGAAAAAAGGTGAAACCTTATCCGCAGTTGATGGGCCTGTGGTTAACCAGATCGCAATAGCTAAAATATTGAAAGCATTTTTCCTGTGGAATGTTACCGATAGATGGGGCGACGTTCCGATGTCGGAAGCATTCAAAGGAATTGAGATTCCAAATCCAAAATACGATAAACAGGAAGATATTTATAAAGCTCTTTTTAAGTTGCTAGATGAAGCGAATACTTCAATCGTATTAACGAATGGAACTATTAAAAATGACATTATCTATAAAGGAGATATGTCTAAATGGAAAAAACTTGCGAATTCAATTCATATGTTGATGGCATTGAGGTTATCGAAAGTGAATCCAACACTTGGTAAATCGGAATTTGCGAAAGCATATCAAGCAGGAGGTTTTTCTACGATGAAAGACAATTTTTCCTATCCTCACTTAAATCAAGCGGCAAATCAGAATTTCTGGTATAATTCATTTAGTACGCTAGGCCGTAAATGGTATGCGCTGTCGAAACCTTTGGTAGATCAAATGGCTCCATTCAATGATCCTCGCTTATCGGTTTACGGAGACAGCTTAGCAACTGGCGGATATGCAGGCTTAGAATTCGGAAAGGCTGTTCCCAATCCAGACGTAGACATTCCTAAGGTTTCGTTATTAGGAAGCAAACTTCGCGCACAAGATGCACCAGTACATTTAACAACTTATGCTCAATTATTATTAGCGCAAGCAGAAGCAGCAAAATTAGGTTGGCTACCAGGGGGTGATGCGCAGGCAAAGACTTGGTACGATGAAGCAATCAAACAATCAATCTTACAATGGACTGATTCTGACGAAAAGGCCGAGGCTTATTTAGAGGAAACTGCAATCGCCTATCAACCAGCAAAAGCGTTAGAACAGATTGCGACGCAACGTTGGATACATGTATTCCCATATGGTTATGAGGGATGGGCAGAATGGAGAAGGACTGGTTTCCCAAAACTAATGATAGCTTCAGATATCAACAATGGTAAAATGCCTAGAAGAGACGGATATCCTGTGAACGAAGCTGTAAACAATAAAGCAAGTTATGACGCAGCTGTTTCAGCATTTCCATACGGAGGAGAAGACAACTTAGATAGTAGAGTTTGGTGGGATAAACCATAA